One Oncorhynchus keta strain PuntledgeMale-10-30-2019 chromosome 22, Oket_V2, whole genome shotgun sequence DNA window includes the following coding sequences:
- the LOC118401537 gene encoding zinc finger FYVE domain-containing protein 9 isoform X1, translating into MLKFFSAQDDENESLLGALTEDESDAPSLMDAKHHWLHRPCLLMLEDGDVTKPGQLVCGHIGSESPAKSKIPGVTKEGPISQLETPAQRLMRQLEEGNCAVTTLSTWGGRHFGKASTPLMLIPSKVPEVEMKEEKKRPQLPSFKEDSVVEEKELEESERKLHNSPSGSDGIGPDLDATSDRPVEELYEGSQTQGPRLGLQNQTKANGLTNDETNANRAQVDSEEGAVGDCTPSPMSPSVDPDNELQAGPTGILSRERGTILGEVAPVWVPDAHTLVCMMCEVRFTFTKRRHHCRACGKVFCSVCSGLKFRLTHLDGKEGRVCVSCHSTLVKGTPPRGRRRVLFADEILSNEKSDSAPCTPIRGPTFSPLLLRRSIAATIRSATGSPQTSRRTPIAQGLPLLNPLQEVCGPCGWGTATLVSSHISSSANLIPLDGLPPILTSTGVKGDYTVEERPSERVLIQDLESGRPNSLVFVLNANLLAMVKLVNYVNRKCWCVTSKGMHAVGQVEVVVLLQCLPEEKRFPKDIFSHFIQLYRDALTGKVLSHLGLSQFSSSFLGCEEHAGFLWVCSTLQSLQGLPMPNQPFLFGLLIHRAEVPWAKAFPLRLMLRLGAEYRFYPCPLYSVRFRKALFGETGHTIMRLLVDFRNYRYTLPVVPGLTVDLEAQRTCIKIPTNGYDELMKALNKSNEHVLAMGACFNVAADSHLICVQGDDGEYQTQAISIHNQPRKVTGSCFFLFSGALKAASGYLAKSSIVEDGLMVQITVETMVELRRSLREMKDYNISCGRIDQSDSQEHVQVQWQEKECTVNKGVISPIDGKSMESISSIKMFQKSEYKANGKVIRWTEVFSLQKGGHPKSQGDHHTEHSRLTERLARAFCLALGPHLKLLKEDGMAKLGLRVTLDSHQVGFVAGSNGLPLPAPYLKALETVLIPIIHSRGRKRSEEPLVMELIFYILENIS; encoded by the exons ATGTTGAAGTTCTTCAGTGCCCAGGACGATGAGAATGAAAGCCTCTTGGGTGCATTGACAGAAG ATGAATCAGATGCTCCGTCTCTGATGGATGCTAAGCACCACTGGCTCCACAGACCCTGTCTGCTGATGCTCGAAGATGGGGATGTCACAAAGCCAGGACAGCTGGTCTGTGGACACATCGGATCAGAGTCCCCTGCAAAATCCAAAATCCCAGGGGTGACAAAAGAGGGTCCCATTTCCCAACTAGAGACCCCCGCTCAGAGGCTGATGAGACAGCTGGAGGAGGGGAACTGCGCTGTGACAACTCTCTCCACATGGGGAGGGAGGCATTTCGGGAAGGCCTCCACCCCTTTGATGCTCATACCCTCCAAAGTGCCAGAGgtggagatgaaggaggagaagaagagacctCAGTTGCCCTCCTTCAAGGAGGACTCTGTGGTTGAGGAGAAGGAGCTGGAAGAGAGTGAACGTAAGCTGCACAACTCACCCAGTGGCTCAGATGGCATAGGTCCTGACCTGGACGCCACGTCTGATCGGCCTGTGGAGGAGCTCTATGAAGGCAGCCAGACCCAGGGGCCCAGACTGGGGCTTCAGAACCAGACCAAAGCCAACGGGCTGACTAATGATGAGACTAATGCCAACAGAGCACAGGTAGACAGTGAAGAGGGAGCTGTGGGGGACTGCACGCCTTCCCCTATGTCTCCATCAGTGGATCCAGACAATGAGCTACAGGCCGGCCCCACGGGCATTCTGTCCAGGGAGCGAGGCACTATCCTGGGGGAGGTGGCCCCCGTGTGGGTCCCTGACGCCCATACGCTGGTCTGTATGATGTGTGAAGTCAGGTTCACCTTCACAAAGAGAAGGCACCACTGCCGCGCCTGTGGCAAG gtATTCTGTTCAGTGTGCTCCGGTCTGAAGTTCCGACTAACACACCTGGATGGGAAGGAGGGGCGTGTCTGTGTCTCCTGTCACTCAACTCTAGTGAAAG gaacCCCTcccagggggagaaggagggtgtTGTTTGCTGATGAAATCCTATCCAATGAGAAATCAGACTCTGCTCCTTGTACACCAATCAGAGGCCCCACCTTCTCACCGCTATTATTGAGGAGAAGTATAGCTGCTACAATCAGAAGCGCCACTGggtcaccacagaccagcaggaGGACACCAATAGCACAGGGGCTGCCCCTGCTCAAT CCTCTGCAGGAGGTGTGTGGGCCCTGTGGCTGGGGTACAGCAACCCTGGTCAGTAGCCACATCAGTAGCTCTGCCAACCTCATCCCACTGGAtggcctccctcccatcctcacCTCTACTGGAGTCAAAGGAG ACTACACGGTGGAGGAAAGGCCCTCTGAGAGGGTTCTCATCCAGGACCTGGAGAGCGGCAGGCCCAACTCCCTGGTCTTTGTCCTCAACGCCAACCTACTGGCCATGGTCAAGCTAGTCAACT ATGTAAACAGGAAGTGCTGGTGTGTGACGTCGAAGGGCATGCACGCGGTGGGCCAGGTGGAAGTGGTGGTGCTGCTGCAATGTCTGCCCGAAGAGAAGAGGTTCCCCAAAGACATCTTCAGCCACTTTATACAGCTCTACAGGGACGCCCTCACAG gcAAGGTACTGAGCCACCTGGGTCTCTCCCAGTTCTCCAGTAGTTTCCTGGGCTGTGAGGAGCATGCAGGCTTCCTCTGGGTGTGCTCCACCCTCCAGTCCCTGCAGGGTCTCCCTATGCCCAACCAGCCCTTTCTCTTTGGCCTGCTGATCCACCGGGCTGAGGTGCCCTGGGCCAAGGCTTTCCCCCTGCGCCTCATGCTCAGATTGGGGGCTGAGTACAGAT TTTACCCCTGTCCCTTGTACAGCGTGCGCTTCAGGAAGGCTCTGTTTGGGGAAACCGGCCACACCATCATGAGACTACTAGTA GACTTCAGGAATTACCGGTACACTCTGCCAGTGGTGCCTGGACTCACTGTAGATCTGGAAGCTCAGAGGACCTGCATTAAAATCCCTACCAACGGCTATGATGAG ctGATGAAGGCTTTGAATAAGTCCAATGAGCATGTGCTGGCCATGGGGGCATGCTTCAACGTGGCGGCAGACTCCCACCTCATCTGTGTTCAGGGGGACGATGGCGAGTACCAGACCCAGGCCATCAGCATCCACAATCAGCCTCGCAAAG TCACTGGTTCCTGCTTCTTTTTGTTCAGTGGAGCCCTTAAAGCAGCATCAGGATATCTGGCCAAATCCAGCATCGTTGAAG atggGCTGATGGTGCAGATCACTGTGGAGACCATGGTGGAGCTTCGCCGGTCGCTACGGGAGATGAAAGACTACAACATCTCCTGTGGGCGGATCGACCAATCAGACAGCCAAGAGCATGTCCAGGTCCAATGGCAAGAGAAAGAATGCACTGTAAACAAGGG gGTTATTAGCCCCATTGATGGCAAGTCCATGGAGTCCATCAGCAGTATCAAGATGTTCCAGAAGTCTGAGTACAAGGCCAATGGAAAGGTCATCCGCTGGACAGAG GTGTTCTCCTTACAGAAGGGGGGTCATCCTAAGAGCCAGGGTGACCACCATACAGAACACAGCAGGCTCACAGAGAGACTGGCCCGGGCATTCTGCCTGGCACTGGGCCCACACCTCAAATTGCTGAAGGAGGATGGTATGGCTAAGCTGGGGCTGCGCGTCACGCTGGACTCCCACCAG GTGGGGTTTGTGGCCGGCAGTAACGGCCTGCCCCTCCCAGCCCCGTACCTCAAAGCCCTGGAAACAGTGCTGATCCCCATCATCCACAGCAGGGGGCGCAAGAGGAGCGAAGAACCCTTAGTCATGGAGCTCATTTTCTATATCCTGGAGAACATTTCCTAG
- the LOC118401537 gene encoding zinc finger FYVE domain-containing protein 9 isoform X2, protein MLKFFSAQDDENESLLGALTEDESDAPSLMDAKHHWLHRPCLLMLEDGDVTKPGQLVCGHIGSESPAKSKIPGVTKEGPISQLETPAQRLMRQLEEGNCAVTTLSTWGGRHFGKASTPLMLIPSKVPEVEMKEEKKRPQLPSFKEDSVVEEKELEESERKLHNSPSGSDGIGPDLDATSDRPVEELYEGSQTQGPRLGLQNQTKANGLTNDETNANRAQVDSEEGAVGDCTPSPMSPSVDPDNELQAGPTGILSRERGTILGEVAPVWVPDAHTLVCMMCEVRFTFTKRRHHCRACGKVFCSVCSGLKFRLTHLDGKEGRVCVSCHSTLVKGTPPRGRRRVLFADEILSNEKSDSAPCTPIRGPTFSPLLLRRSIAATIRSATGSPQTSRRTPIAQGLPLLNPLQEVCGPCGWGTATLVSSHISSSANLIPLDGLPPILTSTGVKGDYTVEERPSERVLIQDLESGRPNSLVFVLNANLLAMVKLVNYVNRKCWCVTSKGMHAVGQVEVVVLLQCLPEEKRFPKDIFSHFIQLYRDALTGKVLSHLGLSQFSSSFLGCEEHAGFLWVCSTLQSLQGLPMPNQPFLFGLLIHRAEVPWAKAFPLRLMLRLGAEYRFYPCPLYSVRFRKALFGETGHTIMRLLVDFRNYRYTLPVVPGLTVDLEAQRTCIKIPTNGYDELMKALNKSNEHVLAMGACFNVAADSHLICVQGDDGEYQTQAISIHNQPRKVTGSCFFLFSGALKAASGYLAKSSIVEGVCGCMYVQVSVRVLVAVCVCFCCIAIPLSRWADGADHCGDHGGASPVATGDERLQHLLWADRPIRQPRACPGPMARERMHCKQGVMVWSLHLP, encoded by the exons ATGTTGAAGTTCTTCAGTGCCCAGGACGATGAGAATGAAAGCCTCTTGGGTGCATTGACAGAAG ATGAATCAGATGCTCCGTCTCTGATGGATGCTAAGCACCACTGGCTCCACAGACCCTGTCTGCTGATGCTCGAAGATGGGGATGTCACAAAGCCAGGACAGCTGGTCTGTGGACACATCGGATCAGAGTCCCCTGCAAAATCCAAAATCCCAGGGGTGACAAAAGAGGGTCCCATTTCCCAACTAGAGACCCCCGCTCAGAGGCTGATGAGACAGCTGGAGGAGGGGAACTGCGCTGTGACAACTCTCTCCACATGGGGAGGGAGGCATTTCGGGAAGGCCTCCACCCCTTTGATGCTCATACCCTCCAAAGTGCCAGAGgtggagatgaaggaggagaagaagagacctCAGTTGCCCTCCTTCAAGGAGGACTCTGTGGTTGAGGAGAAGGAGCTGGAAGAGAGTGAACGTAAGCTGCACAACTCACCCAGTGGCTCAGATGGCATAGGTCCTGACCTGGACGCCACGTCTGATCGGCCTGTGGAGGAGCTCTATGAAGGCAGCCAGACCCAGGGGCCCAGACTGGGGCTTCAGAACCAGACCAAAGCCAACGGGCTGACTAATGATGAGACTAATGCCAACAGAGCACAGGTAGACAGTGAAGAGGGAGCTGTGGGGGACTGCACGCCTTCCCCTATGTCTCCATCAGTGGATCCAGACAATGAGCTACAGGCCGGCCCCACGGGCATTCTGTCCAGGGAGCGAGGCACTATCCTGGGGGAGGTGGCCCCCGTGTGGGTCCCTGACGCCCATACGCTGGTCTGTATGATGTGTGAAGTCAGGTTCACCTTCACAAAGAGAAGGCACCACTGCCGCGCCTGTGGCAAG gtATTCTGTTCAGTGTGCTCCGGTCTGAAGTTCCGACTAACACACCTGGATGGGAAGGAGGGGCGTGTCTGTGTCTCCTGTCACTCAACTCTAGTGAAAG gaacCCCTcccagggggagaaggagggtgtTGTTTGCTGATGAAATCCTATCCAATGAGAAATCAGACTCTGCTCCTTGTACACCAATCAGAGGCCCCACCTTCTCACCGCTATTATTGAGGAGAAGTATAGCTGCTACAATCAGAAGCGCCACTGggtcaccacagaccagcaggaGGACACCAATAGCACAGGGGCTGCCCCTGCTCAAT CCTCTGCAGGAGGTGTGTGGGCCCTGTGGCTGGGGTACAGCAACCCTGGTCAGTAGCCACATCAGTAGCTCTGCCAACCTCATCCCACTGGAtggcctccctcccatcctcacCTCTACTGGAGTCAAAGGAG ACTACACGGTGGAGGAAAGGCCCTCTGAGAGGGTTCTCATCCAGGACCTGGAGAGCGGCAGGCCCAACTCCCTGGTCTTTGTCCTCAACGCCAACCTACTGGCCATGGTCAAGCTAGTCAACT ATGTAAACAGGAAGTGCTGGTGTGTGACGTCGAAGGGCATGCACGCGGTGGGCCAGGTGGAAGTGGTGGTGCTGCTGCAATGTCTGCCCGAAGAGAAGAGGTTCCCCAAAGACATCTTCAGCCACTTTATACAGCTCTACAGGGACGCCCTCACAG gcAAGGTACTGAGCCACCTGGGTCTCTCCCAGTTCTCCAGTAGTTTCCTGGGCTGTGAGGAGCATGCAGGCTTCCTCTGGGTGTGCTCCACCCTCCAGTCCCTGCAGGGTCTCCCTATGCCCAACCAGCCCTTTCTCTTTGGCCTGCTGATCCACCGGGCTGAGGTGCCCTGGGCCAAGGCTTTCCCCCTGCGCCTCATGCTCAGATTGGGGGCTGAGTACAGAT TTTACCCCTGTCCCTTGTACAGCGTGCGCTTCAGGAAGGCTCTGTTTGGGGAAACCGGCCACACCATCATGAGACTACTAGTA GACTTCAGGAATTACCGGTACACTCTGCCAGTGGTGCCTGGACTCACTGTAGATCTGGAAGCTCAGAGGACCTGCATTAAAATCCCTACCAACGGCTATGATGAG ctGATGAAGGCTTTGAATAAGTCCAATGAGCATGTGCTGGCCATGGGGGCATGCTTCAACGTGGCGGCAGACTCCCACCTCATCTGTGTTCAGGGGGACGATGGCGAGTACCAGACCCAGGCCATCAGCATCCACAATCAGCCTCGCAAAG TCACTGGTTCCTGCTTCTTTTTGTTCAGTGGAGCCCTTAAAGCAGCATCAGGATATCTGGCCAAATCCAGCATCGTTGAAG GTGTGTGTGGCTGTATGTATGTGCAGGTGAGTGTGCGTGTCCTtgttgctgtctgtgtgtgtttttgctgtattgctatccctctctccagatggGCTGATGGTGCAGATCACTGTGGAGACCATGGTGGAGCTTCGCCGGTCGCTACGGGAGATGAAAGACTACAACATCTCCTGTGGGCGGATCGACCAATCAGACAGCCAAGAGCATGTCCAGGTCCAATGGCAAGAGAAAGAATGCACTGTAAACAAGGGGTAATGGTTTGGTCATTACATCTGCCCTGA
- the elovl1b gene encoding elongation of very long chain fatty acids protein 1b: MLQDIGARAMGVYEYLLKGTDPRLWSYPLMGSPVNMSAILLTYIFFVLVAGPRFMANRKPFQLKEAMITYNFSMVALNAFIVYEFMMSGWATTYTWRCDAVDYSDSPQGLRMVRVAWLFLFSKFIELLDTVFFVLRKKHGQITFLHVFHHSFMPWTWWWGVSLAPGGIGSFHAMVNCIVHVIMYSYYGLSAAGPRFQKFLWWKKYMTAIQLVQFVMVSLHVTQYYFMDSCDYQVPLFIHLIWMYGTFFFVLFSNFWYQAYVKGKRLPKQDSKPGLNGKANGTTMVANGKHHKKGNSNGTSNGSSHHENGSAHAGKMKKS, translated from the exons ATGCTTCAGGACATTGGTGCTAGAGCCATGGGGGTTTATGAGTATCTCTTGAAGGGAACAG ACCCGCGACTATGGAGTTACCCACTCATGGGGAGTCCGGTGAACATGTCGGCCATCTTGCTGACCTACATCTTCTTCGTGCTGGTTGCTGGGCCTCGCTTCATGGCCAACCGCAAGCCCTTCCAACTCAAGGAGGCCATGATCACTTACAACTTCTCCATGGTGGCATTGAACGCCTTTATTGTCTATGAG TTCATGATGTCAGGCTGGGCCACGACATACACATGGAGATGTGACGCCGTTGATTACTCGGACAGCCCCCAAGGCCTTAGA ATGGTTCGAGTGGCCTGGTTATTCTTGTTCTCCAAATTCATTGAGCTCTTGGACACG GTGTTTTTCGTTCTGAGGAAGAAACATGGCCAGATCACCTTCCTGCACGTCTTCCACCACTCTTTCATGCCCTGGACCTGGTGGTGGGGTGTCAGTTTAGCTCCCG GGGGAATAGGCTCTTTCCATGCCATGGTGAATTGCATCGTCCACGTCATCATGTACTCTTACTACGGCCTGTCTGCGGCTGGACCACGCTTCCAAAAGTTCCTCTGGTGGAAGAAGTACATGACCGCCATCCAACTG GTTCAGTTTGTGATGGTGTCCCTCCACGTCACCCAGTATTACTTCATGGACAGCTGTGACTACCAGGTCCCCCTGTTCATCCACCTCATCTGGATGTATGGTACCTTCTTCTTCGTGCTCTTCTCCAACTTCTGGTACCAGGCATATGTGAAGGGAAAGCGGTTGCCTAAGCAGGACTCCAAGCCTGGCCTCAACGGCAAGGCCAACGGGACCACCATGGTCGCCAATGGCAAGCACCACAAGAAAGGTAACAGTAATGGCACAAGCAACGGTTCCAGTCACCACGAAAATGGCAGTGCCCATGCGGGCAAGATGAAGAAGTCCTAG